One region of Armatimonadota bacterium genomic DNA includes:
- a CDS encoding transposase, whose translation MARRPRGVIVHAVVHVTARGNRGSPIFMDEGDYRAFLRDLQDLCGQHGARVHAYCLMTNHLHLLVQVGERPLSPVMRALLHRHARRINRLYYGGGHVFGDRFWSRPCTSESDVLSTIRYIHANPVEAGLVDAPDAYPWSSHRIYLGQEEAPWVSTSALEFFSADRARAQAAYAVWMAGGLSEAGAKGGTGRPRPYGGAGIGPARRTRHSAGSQEYPSTYENTAAPPA comes from the coding sequence ATGGCCAGGCGTCCGAGGGGCGTCATCGTTCACGCCGTGGTGCACGTGACCGCGCGAGGGAACCGGGGCAGTCCGATCTTCATGGACGAGGGCGACTACCGGGCGTTTCTGAGAGACCTGCAGGACCTGTGTGGGCAGCACGGCGCCCGGGTGCACGCCTACTGTCTGATGACCAACCACCTGCACCTGCTGGTCCAGGTGGGGGAGCGTCCGCTGTCCCCCGTGATGCGCGCCCTCCTCCACCGCCACGCCCGGAGGATCAACCGACTCTACTACGGAGGCGGCCACGTGTTCGGCGACCGGTTCTGGTCGCGCCCGTGCACCTCCGAGTCCGACGTCCTCAGCACCATCCGGTACATCCACGCCAATCCGGTCGAGGCGGGGCTGGTGGACGCGCCGGACGCCTATCCGTGGAGCAGCCACCGCATCTACCTGGGACAGGAGGAGGCTCCCTGGGTGAGTACGTCGGCGCTGGAGTTCTTCAGCGCCGACAGGGCGCGGGCGCAGGCCGCCTATGCGGTGTGGATGGCTGGCGGTCTGTCCGAAGCGGGGGCGAAGGGAGGAACCGGCCGGCCACGCCCCTATGGGGGAGCGGGGATCGGTCCGGCGCGGCGAACCCGCCACAGCGCGGGCAGCCAGGAATACCCCAGCACGTACGAGAACACCGCGGCACCGCCCGCGTAA